The following are from one region of the Megachile rotundata isolate GNS110a chromosome 15, iyMegRotu1, whole genome shotgun sequence genome:
- the LOC105663792 gene encoding uncharacterized protein LOC105663792, whose protein sequence is MRIALWNARSVRNKIDEVRRVGEDYDMMAIVESWLCPEDCLRINGWQSFRRDSGGELRGGGIIVLIRDGIEARIGGSNSINEGGMETMSVMVRMKEGEVEFVIGYRRPSGRGDKGIWRKVFGRGIIGERRVFLGDWNAKNMVWNYEENDVAGEALEEVLEENELVVLNYGTMSRIGRADQRPSNLDLIIANGNIGMKMEIVETGETMGSDHQLIKIEWEEETMEMGEEKSTRRFSSRKIDQAEFLKWLLGTEDQVNRIIGREMNIDQKCDSFTKLLQEGLQECVKGRRGDENRRRNEENGRKRGGKNRKERRKIWWDAECERVKEERRKATIMMRKKPNEVNWNRMIEANKRMEEVVKAKKKESWEEFIKGIRHSTNIGILWKRVKALLKCIDRSGGDGMNKSERVKLESEETDRIIRMCGVDGEEDIIITQEDRDGTERERIEVREKNIRNRIGSDMEGRYSREFSEGELERAIRVVKLKTAPGEDGIEFGIIKKLTKGWRKNLLELFNEVWRNGRVPTRWKETRVKLWKKWLMKG, encoded by the coding sequence ATGAGGATAGCGCTTTGGAATGCTAGGAGTGTGAGGAATAAAATAGATGAAGTTAGGAGGGTGGGAGAGGATTATGATATGATGGCAATTGTCGAAAGTTGGCTGTGTCCTGAAGACTGTCTTAGGATAAATGGATGGCAGTCCTTTAGAAGGGATTCAGGGGGAGAATTGAGAGGAGGGGGTATAATTGTGCTGATTAGGGATGGTATAGAGGCTAGGATTGGGGGTAGTAATAGTATAAACGAAGGTGGGATGGAAACCATGTCTGTGATGGTTAGGATGAAAGAAGGAGAAGTGGAATTTGTGATAGGGTATAGAAGACCATCTGGCAGAGGGGATAAGGGGATATGGAGGAAGGTTTTTGGGAGAGGGATAATAGGAGAGAGAAGAGTGTTTCTTGGGGATTGGAATGCAAAGAATATGGTGTGGAATTATGAGGAAAATGATGTGGCTGGAGAAGCTTTGGAGGAGGTGTTAGAAGAAAATGAGTTAGTGGTTCTGAATTACGGGACAATGTCAAGGATTGGCAGGGCGGATCAGAGACCGTCAAATTTAGATTTGATAATTGCGaatgggaatataggaatgaaAATGGAAATTGTTGAAACAGGGGAGACCATGGGGTCAGACCATCAACTAATAAAGATAGAATGGGAAGAGGAAACAATGGAGATGGGGGAGGAGAAAAGTACGAGAAGGTTCAGTAGTAGGAAAATTGATCAAGCTGAATTTTTGAAATGGCTTTTGGGGACAGAAGACCAAGTGAATAGGATAATTGGAAGGGAGATGAATATAGACCAAAAATGTGACAGTTTTACAAAACTGTTGCAAGAAGGGTTACAGGAATGTGTAAAGGGGCGGAGAGGAGACGAAAACAGAAGAAGAAATGAGGAGAATGGAAGGAAAAGGGGGGGAAAGAAtaggaaagaaagaagaaagattTGGTGGGATGCGGAATGTGAGAGAGTAAAAGAGGAGAGAAGAAAGGCTACGATAATGATGAGGAAGAAGCCAAATGAGGTAAATTGGAACAGAATGATAGAGGCAAATAAAAGAATGGAGGAAGTAGTAAAAGCTAAGAAAAAAGAATCCTGGGAGGAGTTTATAAAGGGAATTAGGCATAGTACTAATATAGGAATCTTATGGAAAAGGGTAAAGGCTCTGTTAAAGTGTATTGATAGGTCGGGTGGTGATGGAATGAACAAGAGTGAGAGGGTTAAATTAGAAAGTGAGGAGACTGATAGGATTATTAGGATGTGTGGAGTGGATGGAGAAGAAGATATTATAATAACACAGGAGGATAGGGATggaacggagagagagaggataGAGGTAAGGGAAAAGAATATTAGAAATAGGATAGGGAGTGATATGGAGGGGAGATACAGTAGAGAGTTTAGTGAGGGTGAGTTGGAAAGGGCAATTAGGGTCGTGAAATTGAAAACAGCCCCAGGAGAGGATGGGATTGAGtttggaattattaaaaaattgactaaAGGATGGAGAAAGAATCTATTAGAGTTGTTTAATGAGGTGTGGAGGAATGGAAGGGTACCGACAAGATGGAAGGAAACAAGGGTTAAATTATGGAAAAAATGGTTAATGAAAGGCTGA
- the LOC105663800 gene encoding uncharacterized protein LOC105663800 → MEEGQKREGYVGAFIPERMRFRKGVIREWPGTMEELKNEAMPGQGHFVLEKLRRGPVIEGRRGRRDDEEEPLLIVFKGDKLPTTLLIGQGHVGVKIWPYIERVKQCYVCWKFGHTQKFCKLRKPLCGRCGEEKHGVCEKIEKCVNCKGNHEAFAKSCWVYQKEFAIKKVMAYKNVAFETARSIVERAAGIEGIRMEDDMGEVNESRDFPRLTKRKVIEMWEGKEVPMWDEVENIRKGFANAKGVNLKERVNMGVRTEEGNNKGKNSGLGNASGWAEVVRRGERNETDRGARWGGKRDEGERQGIEVNNSFEILQEEGQARGMEEVGVRGEGGITCRRRIPFPHDLVGEEPEGKAEYDEYKIVTDVWRRERERKAIREAKKMAMQEIEAMKKKADDELIEELVKLVEERGLKVTFAEEVKARKYRASKEVAPDPDEDWNEIRTPNFLMYIDPKTEERTRRKIAREKKKAEEKRLEQEKYEEMVRKYLFGKGEKKEEVQKEKEEEEEESRKGNGNINVPDNVKYMSREEWEGEERERSRKEEKEKLWKGYEEVARKFVNI, encoded by the coding sequence ATGGAAGAGGGGCAGAAGAGAGAGGGGTATGTTGGAGCTTTCATCCCGGAAAGGATGAGATTTAGAAAAGGCGTCATAAGAGAGTGGCCGGGAACAATGGAGGAGTTGAAGAATGAAGCCATGCCAGGGCAGGGACATTTCGTGCTGGAGAAATTGAGAAGAGGTCCAGTGATAGAGGGAAGAAGGGGAAGACGAGATGATGAAGAGGAGCCACTGTTAATAGTGTTTAAAGGAGACAAGTTGCCTACAACGCTGTTGATTGGGCAGGGACATGTAGGAGTAAAGATATGGCCATATATTGAGAGAGTTAAACAGTGCTATGTGTGTTGGAAGTTTGGTCATACACAGAAGTTCTGTAAATTGAGAAAACCGCTCTGTGGAAGATGTGGGGAAGAAAAACATGGGGTGTgcgaaaaaattgagaaatgtgtgAATTGCAAGGGAAATCACGAGGCTTTTGCAAAAAGTTGCTGGGTATACCAGAAAGAATTTGCCATAAAGAAGGTAATGGCGTACAAAAACGTGGCTTTTGAAACTGCAAGGAGCATTGTGGAAAGAGCAGCAGGAATAGAGGGGATAAGAATGGAGGATGATATGGGAGAAGTGAACGAAAGTAGAGATTTCCCGAGGCTGACGAAGAGGAAGGTAATAGAAATGTGGGAAGGAAAAGAGGTCCCAATGTGGGACGAGGTAGAGAATATTAGAAAAGGATTTGCAAACGCTAAGGGTGTCAACCTGAAGGAGAGAGTTAATATGGGAGTGAGAACTGAGGAAGGAAATAATAAGGGGAAGAATTCTGGACTAGGCAATGCGTCTGGATGGGCTGAGGTGGTAAGGAGAGGAGAAAGGAACGAGACGGATAGAGGAGCAAGGTGGGGAGGAAAGAGAGATGAGGGCGAAAGACAAGGAATAGAGGTTAATAACagtttcgagatattacaggaGGAAGGGCAAGCGCGAGGTATGGAGGAAGTCGGTGTGAGAGGAGAGGGGGGTATCACTTGCAGAAGAAGGATACCGTTCCCGCATGATCTAGTGGGTGAGGAACCGGAAGGAAAAGCGGAATACgatgaatataaaattgtaacagaTGTATGGAGACGAGAGAGGGAAAGGAAGGCTATTAGGGAGGCAAAGAAAATGGCCATGCAAGAAATTGAGGCAATGAAAAAGAAAGCGGATGATGAGCTAATTGAGGAATTGGTTAAGCTTGTGGAGGAAAGAGGACTAAAAGTGACCTTTGCTGAAGAAGTAAAGGCAAGAAAATACAGGGCTAGTAAAGAAGTAGCTCCAGATCCGGATGAGGACTGGAATGAGATAAGAACtccgaattttttaatgtatatagACCCAAAGACTGAGGAAAGAACTAGAAGGAAGATCGCGAGAGAGAAGAAGAAGGCAGAGGAGAAAAGGCTGGAACAAGAGAAATATGAGGAGATGGTGAGGAAATACTTGTTTGGTAAAGGAGAGAAGAAGGAAGAGGTTCAGAAGGAgaaggaggaggaagaggaagagtcAAGAAAGGGTAATGGTAACATAAATGTTCCAGACAATGTGAAATATATGAGTAGGGAAGAATGGGAAGGGGAAGAAAGAGAGAGGTCAAGAAAGGAGGAAAAAGAGAAGCTATGGAAAGGATATGAAGAGGTGGCGAGGAAATTTGTGAACATATAA